The DNA segment TCATAGGACAAGTGCACTAGATTCAACCATGTGTTAAGGAGTGCCAGACTGCTATAAAAGGTAGTATGCAGAAATGTGTTACTCTGTCTTTTCCCCTCAGGCAAAGCGAGCAATGAAGGCAGTCACATGAAACAAGATTTAAACAGGTCATACTATTAACAACACTACTGTTGCAGTGTAGTATGATGAGAATCTTCAGCAAAGGAATTGTAAAGACCACAATTTACTCCATGACTTCAGTATCTGCGTGCTGAGAGGAAGAACCACAGTAACACAGTACTTTCCAGAACTGTCTGTCCATTTCTTTCCATACACAGGCCTGAATCTGAGTCACTggtatatttttatttagaaCACCATTCTGGGGAGGTCATCTTGCAATCTTTATCTCAGTTCACAAGACATAACTGTTATCACTTGCtaatgtaaagacagaaaaacaaataagaagTTTCTCAGCTCATCAACCatgcaagaaaaataacaggCACCACCCAGGCCTCAGTATCAGATCTGTACGCCCAGATAGCCAAAGCACCCCTTATTACACAAGACCATTTACACCCACTCCATAACACATGACTATCGCTATAACAACCCTTCagcaaaattttcaaaaaattaCTCCTAACAACTGCCATTAACATGCTAAATAGCCAAACTGTTCTTAACTCTATGCGTAAAtacatatgtatttttattttagtgttgTGAATATTTTTGCTACATGCTTGCTTTTCAAGTACTTTGCAAGTACTTGTGTGTACTTGCTACGGACAATAACgtttttctgattctgaaaaggaaaagaaagcaaTTATGTTTTTAGCTTTAGCCACTTAAAATAGGCTACAAAAGGAATACACTGTCTCTTCACAGCAGACCTGTAGACTTGtaatagcaggaaaagcacacatgcaattaatgaaattaatgatggctgcatTCAGTTGAGGTGTTCCAGGTAAAAAGCCACGCTGTTATATATGCTGACTCACTGACATGACCTATTGGGGCATTTAAATGACATGTAAGTATTGTTAACGTTATTAATAACATCTGTGTTTATGCTTCtgtgtcaaataaaaatgtctgctgtgaaaaaggtctatttAAATTGAAGGAATTTGACAGCTCGTTTAATTTAATACTTGTAAATTCTATGTTAAATGGCTACTTTACTAATTGTCTTTGTTCATAGCTTATCTCTAACTTATTCTTGTGAAATGCAATGAAtgcaacattatgcaacatACATATTGCAGAGAAATGCAGAAATGCAATGATCCATTTCAGTTGATCCAAAGAAAAACTCCACTGTTATCACATGCAGTATcataatatttttgtgttatgCAAATATACCTGCGTGGAGAACTGCTGATACTCCTCAGGCAGGATCCAGGAACGGGGATAGAAGTCGTACTCCTCTGGGAACAACTCCTGCATAGTCCGTACTGCCCGACTCAGGTTTATCTTCCTCAGCATTTCAATCATTCCTGCAATGCACAAAATATATCTAAAAATGCACTTGAAAATTGTAGACATAAAATATGTTCTTATGTTGTAGTTGCTTTGAATGCAGCTCGTTTTATTGTAAGCAGACAGAGGCTTTAGAGGGACTTCCCAACACTAAAAAAGAGTTACATGCTGAAAAGGCAGACGGACACAACTTTGTATAGAGATCTGACTTAAAATGACACGATGATATAATGGAGGGTGAGTACAAACCACGGGGTGATGTAGATTTGGATGTACAGTTCTTACTAGTACAATAATCTCTAGAGTCTCTAAAGTAATGATTATTGAGGATCAGTAAGGCTTTAACTAAATCCCTCCTGTTGTGATTACAGAATACTGAGTACACATGAAGTACTGCAAGCTGAAATCACATCATCTCTCCAATCACAGTTCAACAAGCATTAGTGTAGGGTGCTTCATGTGAACAGAAAGTTGTAGGAGAGGATACCTGGGAACTTGTTCACCTGCCCTGAgacaatattttcattatcgtGGAAGGAAACACCATGCCAGTAGATATCACAGGCCGTTCGTCTTCCCAGAGGAAACTGAAGATAGATACacagaaaagtgaaaacaggaaataaaatatgatatgCAAAAACAGAGAATGATAAGAACACTTGATTCAGACAGTCATATTTCTTCTGCTTCTGTACATGACAAAGAGGGCTTAATCTGTTCGTATGATTCAGGGCTTTGGTAGGGTGCTTGTCCTTCTGGTGATCCCAGAGTGGAAGGATAATCTTGCCTAAAGATGGTAGGTAGTGCGTGTTGTGTTGTGATGAGctgggaaagaggagaggaagtgataCTATAAAAGGATTTAGAGAGCTAGGAAATCCTACTGGCACAAAGCACAGCTTTTGTCCTTTACACCTCTACTCCTGCCCACACTCATACACTCCAAACCACATATTATGAATCAAATGTGTTGTTACAATAAAGTTAAAAGGACAGGATGCTGAACTTATActgtgaaaacaataaaaatttTCACATATCCACATTTGGGCATTCAGCCTATCAATTTGGATTTAATTTTCTCATATCAAAGAAGAGACAAACACCAtattgtaacttttttttttttaataaaaccaAAGAGTGCTGGCTATGTTTGGACCCCTCTCTAGTACATGAACCCGTAGTTAGACCTGGTTCAGCTGTTGCATTTCTCCTGCACACTGCTAATCTCATTTCTCTGCATCAATGCACAGCTTTTTATCAGCTGAAACATTCTACTTATTTAAAagactgttttctgtcaaatCTGCATTCAGGGAGTAGCTTCTTAACAAACAGAGTTGATGCTCTATTTACACACTGCATGAATCAACATTTTTACTTTGGTCTCAACACAACAGGGAAAGTcctataataaaacaaaataataaaatattggTATGTATATCACCCAACTTAAGTAACTGTGATACCACTAATTGGAAATATTAACCCTGCTACATTTGGGAGGTTCCCTGTCTTCTGCTTATATGTGAAtaggacattttaaaaattctgaTTCTGCTTGTCATTTAACTCATCTATGTACACCGTAACAGGAAAGTAACCTGACAAAACAATTCACTGCtcagtatgtgttttttttttaagtcgTCATGGGCAGTCTTCGGCAGTCTACGGCAAcagattttaattatttattttaatggcgCACTTCTTGATTTCCACCCAACTCTGGGTTAATATATTAAAACTTGGAAATTCTCACATCTGAGTTTCAAAAGATCAACACTGAGCTGTGGAGAATTATGTCATGGAGTCTATATTTAACTTTATAATATCATGACTCTATATCAAGTTGTATTGGAAGGTCAGCAGCGCATCGTCACCACTGCTAAATTCTACCCTGACATGACCCACTGTCCGGCTACAAGATAGATCTATGACAGAATTACATCTCATTAATGAGTTAGCATGAGAGCGTGTGAGAACAGGGAAACCCTACTCGAGAGCCAAGCCCTGCTATAAATACCACCAGAGAGATGCCAGTGTATAACTGTCCAATCACATCAGGGAATGAGGTCAAATTAATACAAGTAGTTTCTAAGGGATTGGGCCCAAAAATAGCCATCCTGAATGTGTATGGAAAGACATAGGTCCACGTTCATGTTGTTCACATGTGGTTCAtcacttgaatgaatgaatgaatgaaaacactttGCTCAATGAAGAAGTGTATCTTAGCTGCTATAGCAAAAAGCAGCCATAGGACAGATATTTTAAGTCACATTTAATTGTCTCCAGTTAGCAGAACTTAGAATTTCTGTTATTCAGGTTATTATTTTCCAAAGGTGCCACAGGAAAGTCTCTAGGTGACAGgtcttttaaaatgaatctgCTCTAATTCACAATGTCAGCTTAGTCTGTTAGATTCTAATCAAAATACTGAGCCCATGATTAAATGCATGGTTATTAGCCTCATTTACTGAAGTTGTCAATCAGACCCTCAGGCGTGCCTTACTCTCTCTACCTCAAAGACGACTAAAACTCTATTGGATTAGATGAGCTTAAGGCTAATCATTTCCACTGTTTAAGGGAATGCCATATGTTGAAAGTCAGTTAAGAGCTGTCTCTCAGGCCAGAGAATACTGCAGATGTAGAGACGTAGTAATATGGATGTAAACTGTCCTTAAAACCAAATGAACAACTCATCAGTCAATAAACATCATGATCTGTATCTGGCACTGCATGTTTCAGAGCTTATCAGCTGGTAAGCGATGTTACAACTCATTTACAGCATTTTTCACCGATCAATGTTCATTTcataactgataaaacaaacagagcaagGCTACTGGAGTTTCAACCCCTTTAAAGATGTCAACAGGTACTTTCAAAATGACACAGGATCTATAGCACCCTTGACTTTGCTGGGGGTGGACTGTGTAAACAAAGCAAGGTAATGTATAGCCCTCCTGTCTACCGTTTCTGATACGAGACCTGGATGGGTTTAAGTGACACTGTGTGGTCATCAGTGATAAGTAGAGTCTTTACCTGACCTGTCCCATGGCGCTGCCTGTCTTTACTTCTCATGCATAATGGAGACCATGTTAATAATAGCTGACAGAGGGTATTAATTGCACCACATTCAAACTGAGCAGGTGGTGTTTGTGGTTCAGAGTAAGGAGAACTGGATCAATTAGCCCTCTCATAAATCTTTTAAAGTTGTTGCTTTTCATTTGGAATAACTTTCATCCACAGCCATCCTCTGTAATCTTACACATTTGAGGAAGGCAAACTGAGTGTTAAAGGTTATCGTGTCATCTAAATAACAGGGTGCCAGGTTTTCTATCTTATTCAAAACAGACTTTGGTAGAGATACTGGAAATAAAAATCCAGTGGGAAAGGGAAACAAATCATACTCTGAATATGtagtggtggaaaaaaatgaaaggcaGAGTTTAGAAGGTTAACTGACACCATTCACAACTTATTTTGTAAAAGTGCATTTTGTTTCATAAAATATAAAGCAGTACTGACCGGGTGACCACACTGATCAATTTTAGTGTGAAAAATAGGATTTAAATTAATGCTCAATTATAGTTATCCATTCTATTTTAATAACTGGACAGATTCATTAGTACATTATGTTCAGCCAAGTAGAAACAATTCCATGTTACTGAAAATGCATGTACTAACTTTATCACTGTCAAATCTCCTGTCTATTTTACGACTGATCAGTTTGGTCAGCTGCAGTAATGTATGTACATGTCATTTAATGACAAGTCcataaattcatttaaatgatcACCTAACTGCTGTAACGCTGCGCACATGGTGCTGCAGCACGGTTTACGTAAAAATAGATTAATaaaaattttaacattttaacacagtCTTCACAAATGctatttttgaataaaataaatagatcAAGTGTGCAAAACTTTCTTCCACACGCTCCTACAGACTCAAATTTAAGTTCCAACCTCTGAAAATTGAGTATTGCGATTCACATTTTGTCAGAGTCACTGATAAAATTTCTTatttcaaacagcagagagaaaacacacaaattagtCTAATGTCCTAGAATAGGTTTTCTAAGGAGAGGAAGGCTAATGCAATTATTACTAGACTGATTCTAACTCTGTCTTTATCATAAATTACAGTAGCAAATGGGAGCAATTAAGATTCTAGTGTCTTTTACTGACTGTTAAATGCCCAGTAAACATTATCTTAAGTTGTAGCAATGCTGTGAAGATTGATATCTTTGAAAAGGGCACTGAGAGCCTTTTCTTCTAGTTCTTCCAAAGCACAAATACAATCTAAATAGCCTTTGCTCCTGTGTGACCTCTCCTCCTGAAGTCAGTCAGTGCCTCCATTTATAACCCCCTGAGGACAAACTACATTACTGAAGGTGCCTGCTGTTGTGTTTAGCTAGAAGAAAAAACTGCAAACATATGGTTCTCAATGGGGCATaatcagaaaacaataaaacaaacgTTTTCATGCAAGCATTCTTGTTGCCCACAACTAAGCTGCTTGTCATCTAACTGAAACACTGATGCACTGAGCAGCTGGAGCAAAGGATCCTCTCTAGACCAAGATGTGCACTGGTGCTTAGTTATTAATCCAGTGCACTAGCATATCATAGGACTGAAACCTGCACAGATGTAGATGAAAAAAAGCATTTCTCCAAGATaaacctgaaaaagaaaatgaaaaaaagttctCATATAGCACACCTCTTTCCACTTTAGCTGCTTGATGCTTAACTTCAGTGCCTCCAGTGAGGTTTTGGCTTTTGACGTGTCCACTGTCACTGGTCTTCTCTTCTTTGGAAGTTTGAATCCATCCTCACGGCGCATGTCTTGAACATTTTTGGATGCATGGATGGTCACATAGTTCCCATTAGTCTCTGACTTGCCCTGCAGTATCTTTCCAGTTCCTCTGATGTGAAGTGTCCGCTCATGCCCCAGTCTATTCAAGTTCTTCCCATCGTGAGCAGAAACTACAGACCCGTGCAGTGACAGATCTGAGATGTCTTTGCCACAGGAGTTCTTGTCATCTTTCCCCTGCTTAGTACGACTTTTACCTCTATGTTTACAAGTGATGGAGATGTTGGATGCATCTCTGCCAGCTATAGTAGTGCTTGAAGGGTCTGGTGAAACAGAGGCAGGAGGTGAAGACACTGGCAGCTGCTCCTCAGTATCCAcaccctctttctctgcatcttCGCCGAATGATTTCATTTGTTCGAGTTGAACCTTGACCTTAACATAATGATCACTCATTATGCGAAATGCTACGAGTGACGCCGTTGGCCAGGGCACAGTTGTACCACAGAGTACAGTAATCCGACGCCGGCGAGCTAACGTTATTCTGAAATAATGTAGTACGCATTGCTAGCTGAAATGGCTAATTAATGAGTGAAAGCCACTTGCTTCAGCTTGTCATTCCCTAAACAGACTGAGTGGGGACACCCACACTCTGCAAACGTTACCTTGCTAAAAACCGGTTGGCATCTCAGGCTAAAGATGTAACGCTAGCTAACGCCGTTAGCCGGCTGGAAGCAATAATTTAATGAACAACTTCAAAAGGCTAGCGGCTCTCACCAGCTGGCGTTGACTTAACCTAGCTGCTAGTGGCAGGCAGCACTTGTAGCCAGCATTGAAGCTAGCTCCATGAAAATAGCTAAACCTGACGTTAGCGTGTCAAACTTCATTTAGCTAACATATGGTTCTGAGCTGCTGCCAAAACTGCCCTTTAACTCATGACAGACTTTACCTTACGGATACCGTTATGCACTTTTCTAGCAGTGACCAGCGTTGTGAAGACGCCCACAGTCGtaggttctgtgtgtgtttggtatcGTCCCTGTGTTGTTaaggtgcagcagcagcaggaggacgCAGACCAACCCATAGCCCAGCCTCCATCTGGTTTGAACCCAGCTGATGCTGCCTTTTGAGCTCCTCGTATTTCCTGCTTTTGGCTTTATTGCTCATCGCCCACTGACTATAAGTAAAACCACGGATTTGGTGGTGTTTATCTGATGTAATTGTAAATCAGTTTTTGTCCTAcgcaaaaatgtgttttgcagcTGCGGCGTTTATTgcaaaaaacaattaaacaaacacaataatacAGCACTCATGTTAGAAACTGAAATAACTATAAAAATACCACCTACATCCGACAACAGCAATGTGCATGTATTAATCTCTTGACTGTATAAGTGAATTTTTGGCACTGGCACTCAAACCAACGCTATTTACCAATTCAACTGGTTTCTGCTTACAGCAATATTTATTTCCGACAGCACCTGAAGGCAATATGGAGATGCTATATTCAGAGTCGCCCTTTTAGAGCCACAATCCAGTATTTTACCATGATTCAActtattgaaaaataaatctcttccctaaatgtatttttgaatcATCCTTCAATTTGTCAAACTGTCCATCAGCTACTTGAATTAAATTGAGCCTAAGTAAGAAGGTAAACTTTATTAAGAAGAACCCAAAAGacccaaagaaaaaaaatgtatttgaaaatgcTCAAATGTTCCAAAGACAGGAAAACCAGCATTGCCAAAAAGACAGACGGTGGGTACAAATTTACACTCATTATAAATGATTGCAAGACCAAAAActaattttcaaaaaatattatttcagaatgtgtgtgtgtaaatgtgattCACCTAAATAGAACAGAATCTTCCCTCTATGACAACAGAGAGGAATAGTGTACCTGCTTGAATGACAAACCAGACACTCTGCACATGTTTGCAGGTTGCATTTCTGCAACGGGATGTCTTCAGGATAAGAATTACATCCATTAACGATGAGTGCTGGTAATTCCACACCATATGGAGTAAAAAGTTTGCTGGAGTGTATGTGCAGAGCAACACTCCTAGCACAGCCAGATGACATCCCAGAATTTATGTCTACATATGTGGACAAAATGGCTCATTTCAGGGATGAAGACTCAAGAGATATCAAGGAGGTTGCCTATCGGTATCAAGAGCAGTGGGGTAAGTCAGAGTGGTATTTTGACTCAGGCATCCATATGCAGATGAAGTGACTAAGactaaatatacagtacaccacaaatacagatacagtataGTATGATATCATATGGTTAAGGATGTCTAGAGCCAACCCCCCAATCAAGACATACACCAATTCATCTTTCCTTTATTTAAATTCATATGCATACAAACAATAGCCAGGAGTTTCAAGCTATTTCTTATTCAGGATGATCATTGTGAAACTTTTCTCAGTCTGTCCTTGTGGTCGTCTTAGTCAAGTGGTTTCGCGACAAGATGATAATAATGAGATCAAAGTATGCATGTCCATGTTTTGACCTCTGTTGACCTTTGCAGAGAATATGCTCTTGcaagaaaagagcaaaagaacCCCAAAAACTGCCCCATTAGAATCTCCTTCGCCTGTATCCAATATGTGCAGTACATCCTCTATGGCCTTTCCAATGTCAACCCCCCATGAGGCGCAAAGGAGGGCACAGAGAGTGTCCTCAGTCAGGATTCGCAGTCAACCGGAGAGTAtagaaactgaagaaacatctgCCTCTAGTAAACCAAGACCAgtaccaccaccaccatgtGGAGAAAGAGTTGAGACATGTCGGGTATCACCAGTAAGAACTCCCTGTcaaaagaaaaccaaaccaTCTCTGCCGTCTGCATGGCCAGTGCTGCCACCCATCCCACAGAGAAATCCTCCACAAGTTTCAAAGCAGGCGCAGGGACTGAAATCAACCAAGGGACAAGGCAGTGGTGTATATACTTGCTATCTGATGGATTGTCCTTATCATAATAAACCCAAAGAAGGGTCTGCAGTTCACAGAGTTTTGGAGCCAGTCAGAACCAGCACAAGGCCAACACTGAAAAGAGATGTGAAGCTGCACAAGTCAGAGGCAGGGCCTAGATCATCTGAAATACGCGTTCCATACAGACCGAAAGGAGGACCTATTGTAGATCCAGAACTAGTGCCAAAGAGAACCAGGGTAGGGCCTTTGACAAACAGGACAACTGGCGCAGAGAGCACCTTGCTATGTGGCAGACAGAGCACCGCCCACAGCAGACGAGGAGCAGCGCCAGGGGGCACAAACAGCACAAATCTGTCACATGTGTCTTTTGAGTCTTCTACGCAGACTTACCCTCAATTTCCACATACAGTCCATATCATTAGATACAGGGGTATGCATGTACAGTGCAGTGACCTTCAACCACACTCTGCCAGGCTGCGTAACATCGCCTCACAA comes from the Lates calcarifer isolate ASB-BC8 linkage group LG9, TLL_Latcal_v3, whole genome shotgun sequence genome and includes:
- the LOC108881683 gene encoding uncharacterized protein LOC108881683: MSAGNSTPYGVKSLLECMCRATLLAQPDDIPEFMSTYVDKMAHFRDEDSRDIKEVAYRYQEQWENMLLQEKSKRTPKTAPLESPSPVSNMCSTSSMAFPMSTPHEAQRRAQRVSSVRIRSQPESIETEETSASSKPRPVPPPPCGERVETCRVSPVRTPCQKKTKPSLPSAWPVLPPIPQRNPPQVSKQAQGLKSTKGQGSGVYTCYLMDCPYHNKPKEGSAVHRVLEPVRTSTRPTLKRDVKLHKSEAGPRSSEIRVPYRPKGGPIVDPELVPKRTRVGPLTNRTTGAESTLLCGRQSTAHSRRGAAPGGTNSTNLSHVSFESSTQTYPQFPHTVHIIRYRGMHVQCSDLQPHSARLRNIASQPNLEAQHQQVAKSSTPSDPTTRVSSAKSKPLNSYLSYWN